The following DNA comes from candidate division KSB1 bacterium.
GTCCCAATCCCGCCGGCAAATTCGGGCGGATACGGATTATTGTCCTCGTCGGTGCTCCGGCCGAGCAGGATCGTGCTGTCTCGTTGATCGGGAAAAATGATCGCATCAAATTGATTGGCTAATTCGTCGCGGCGGATGTCGCCGTCGTACAAATTTTTATAATCAAACTCAAACTCGTCCAACACGAAGCGCGTCCAACCTTCGTCGGCGGTCGGCGCATAACTGCGATAGATGCCGAGGCGCGGGCGTTTCAAGCGCAGGCCGTTGCCCTGGTTTGTCGCGCTGACGTTTGCAAGCCGCACATTTAAATTTTGCGCCGCTTTCGCCAGCTCGCCGGAATTGGTTTGCACGCGAAGCAGATTTTTTTCCGGCGCTTGGTCACGCTGCCACACGACGAGTTGATTTTTTTTCAACAGGCGATTGACGAGCTTGTAGGCGTCCAGGCTGGTGGGCGAGAGCATAAAACTTTCGCCTTTTTCTTGCGAAAAATTTGCCGCGGCAAATTGGCCGGCCGGAAGCTGCGCCGCGGACAAATGAAACGCATTGAGCGTGTCAGCCGCCAAATTTTTGATCTCTTGCGTGCAGGCAAAATATTCGACGCCCATTTGCAGCGGCAGCGTCCAGCCCGTCACATCGTAAGGCGGCTCCAACGGTCCGCCGGGATAGCGCCTTTTCTCCGGATATTTTTGTTTTTCGAATAAAGCCACGACGTTGTTGCGATACGGCTGGGCGAGATCGATGACGAACGTTCCGGCGGGATGGCGCGCGCCGTCGGCGACAAATTCTTTTTGGGCGCGCAAGATTTCCGTGCCTTGCAGCAGCATGATGTCCAGCAGTTTCTGCGCCGCGGCAGGATCGTGTTGCTGCAGCGGAATGACGTAGGCGCGCGGGGATTCTTTTTTGCCCTTTTCAATCGCGCGCTGGCCGAGGCGGTGAAAATTTTGCAGCCATTGATCGCGATAGCGCGCCGCCAAAGTCAGCAGCGAATAACTCGCACTCAATTCCAGATCGACAATATCCCGCAAACGCCACCAGCCGCCTTTCCACGGCTCGGGAAAATTGGTTTGAAAATCGCGTGCGTTGGCGAGGCCGCGGCCGCCGCCGCCAAGGTCTTCGAATTTGATCTCGATCGGTGTTGCGATTTTCACACTCGCCGCTTCGCTGAGCAGGCCGACGACGTTGTGAAAATACGGCGCGCTACGCATGCCGCCGTGCCACCAGGTGTCGAACGTCCATTCCGTCGCCACACCGGTGAAGCCTTGCGCCGCCAAATCCGTGGTGACGTGGCCGCCGATCTGCATGATCGAACGCAGTAGAATCGGATCGATGTTGGGATTGGAAACTTCGTAAAATGGCGGAAAGAAAAAGCGCGGGCCTTTTTCGCCCATCTGATGCACATCATAGAGAATCTGTGGAAACCATTTTTGATACAGCGCGGCAGTGATCAATTTCGTCTCAACGAGATTGAGCATGAACCAGTCGCGGTTGTTGTCGTGGCCGGCGTAAGGATGATAGAGCCACGGCGGGCTGGTTCCCTCGTAAGGCGTGCCGAGATATTTTTTATACCAATCAACGACGAGCTGAATGCCGTCGGGATTTGATGACGGCGAGAGTAACAAAATGACGTTGTCGAGAATCTCTTGGGTGATGGCGTCGTTGCCGCTGGCGAGCTTGTACGCCAACTCCATC
Coding sequences within:
- a CDS encoding M14 family metallopeptidase, which codes for MAFAQLPSPESQLGFPVGADRKLADWKEIMSYFAVLDKASDRLQVMELGKSTEGRPLVLAVITSPQNFRRLDDILNIQRRLADPRRVHPDSLASYVRRGRAVVMINCSIHSTEIAASQMAMELAYKLASGNDAITQEILDNVILLLSPSSNPDGIQLVVDWYKKYLGTPYEGTSPPWLYHPYAGHDNNRDWFMLNLVETKLITAALYQKWFPQILYDVHQMGEKGPRFFFPPFYEVSNPNIDPILLRSIMQIGGHVTTDLAAQGFTGVATEWTFDTWWHGGMRSAPYFHNVVGLLSEAASVKIATPIEIKFEDLGGGGRGLANARDFQTNFPEPWKGGWWRLRDIVDLELSASYSLLTLAARYRDQWLQNFHRLGQRAIEKGKKESPRAYVIPLQQHDPAAAQKLLDIMLLQGTEILRAQKEFVADGARHPAGTFVIDLAQPYRNNVVALFEKQKYPEKRRYPGGPLEPPYDVTGWTLPLQMGVEYFACTQEIKNLAADTLNAFHLSAAQLPAGQFAAANFSQEKGESFMLSPTSLDAYKLVNRLLKKNQLVVWQRDQAPEKNLLRVQTNSGELAKAAQNLNVRLANVSATNQGNGLRLKRPRLGIYRSYAPTADEGWTRFVLDEFEFDYKNLYDGDIRRDELANQFDAIIFPDQRDSTILLGRSTDEDNNPYPPEFAGGIGTLGLANVRRFVEQGGTLLAFDDATRLFIRQWALPVVNELDGVKAAEFSAPGSLLRGIVDRGHPIAFGMPRETTLFFGNSGAFSVKEGRAIVKYPVQNPLLSGWLQGEGKIQGKAALAETPLGRGRVILFGFRPQHRGQTYATFKLVFNSLWYAAAENVSEGKTGITE